The sequence gttgaagacatttttaccataactaatatatgaaaacagtataaagtgaagtaattcttaccataaccttgaaatccttgactacatcttcggaagtagacttgttggtgatcttgattggcctCGCCTTACCCTTATCAGatatcttttatcttttcttattgataatgaagggatgagaaatttggttataccaatccatatagcccggatcctcttcacatggatcatcaagtaaaggtgttaacttggacacatctaatgtgtgattgtctaaattattccaaaactcaacggtgggatcaggatcatactttggttcccaagatgaagtggtgattttagttcccttaccactctttggtaacaacctgaatttctcgtcaaacaaaggaaccttttggacacatcctaattgacggagtactcgcctaggatcgtatataacataaccaccgggataccacaatggcccatgatacatacctactggcatatcctcatcttcaacaacttcatcttcttcatcttcattctcatatggttgaaaagcgacatcatcaacaccaagacagtctaacgtctctctcaaactttccaccaacttctttttgttccttttcttggagtcctcgtacgcgtaccgtgctgcagttggctcagtatcaacataatcgacatctttgtcaaatactttggccaagttcaaaattgggaaatggtcatatatccacacctgcatcgaaagaaccacattaaaaaatcaaaggaattgaattgatagaaacaagttttacttggaaacatcaaagtaagactaaagtttgcaaactcagagaactgttcggcttatatggatcaagtattataagccgaaccaagtaagaaaaaacttcggcttaaaaggttttatggttataagccgaaccatactctgaactcccaaaagttacctggagcaaagtgaagttccctccgatgtttgtacttgtcaacctagacgcggtggcaagttggtccagcaggtaagggagcgtagccgttccccaagcaaacttgttacaagtttcaagattctttaccaattggagataattagcatttaccttgtttccggtagtgtcgggaaagatgtctctaccaagagtataaagcaagtaggcagttccggtttgcttcactttgacggatccattatcaacaaaccttgtgtgactctttcctttgtgttctcaaactcccttttcaagttagtcaacttgatcttcttattcttcttatttctgccacctggtatgaaaacggtatcgacatctttaactgatcgacaaaactccaactcagttttcattgaaccccaaccaaggcattccaggtacaaattgtatagATCATCCCAAttcatgtcataaaaaccagcatccacacttacaccccttgctttaagacctgtaatcttactagcctcatcaggagtgattgacatctctccaaaaggtaattgaaatgtgtaagtttctggaaaaaagcgctcggtaaatgcagaggccgacacactatcatattccttatgttcataattgatagcaggccataaagcactggcttgtacgtaagcaatcacctcaggaacctcttcatcaagactccattccgctgccctctggtgtctcaatactcggactgcacggttgtgatcaggagtctcataaattctcttcgcccaagaatcggcataaccaatcaacacatttcctccatcatccggaagaccatgaggcaaaccatctgatcgaggtgtaattacgtcatcttcatcaggaatgtgtaaaccagtgatccgtcgatcatcatcgttcttctctttctcgggttctgccaccttcttacctttcttgtctttcttgggttttccttggggttgtgtttcttgatgaacttcttgattatcataaacttcttcatcttcagctattccttcttcttgtctttcaattcttacttcttctaaagttcctcctctacctcccgctcccaattttttcttacctcctcctctaggatcgggagttttagaagtagaaggtgttacctccatcttcttcctctttgtagctgcattggtcctgacacaagtatgaaagttataagactaattcgaacaacaaagagatttggaaagccaaaaacttgtaagaaaataagaaggctcggcttacccgaaataacacatatgagccgaatcatgtcttgaaatttttattagcttacacagagagtggatcggctcataccaaaAAACAATTATAAGTCGATCCCATATATttggctcacaaccgataccgtcgaataagccgaatctatgattatgaactcaaacatgtattcggcgcaaaactaatacaaccatacaagcagatcctaagcacatgcaaaaattctgaaattcaaacaacaattagtGAGTTAAATTAGTGGATAGTGGTTAAATTAGTGAGTTATTAGGATTAATTATACCCTTAAACAGGATAAGGGCAGATTAGACTTCCCTAATtatttaggacaccccttaaaaTGTAGGGTGAACATTTGTATCACAAAATAGTTCCCCACAAAAATGGGctagtgcccaaaaaatcgtcCTATGGGCGCATAGGGGTGGGAATGTTGGGTACCATGATTCATGTGGGCTTAGACAAAATATCAATTGCATGTGGGCTTAGACAAAATATCAATTGCAGTCGCTCGATTCCAGTTAATGGTTACCATGAAAATGTACTTCACATTCAAATTAGACATCAGCATTCCATTCCAACAACCAAATTGGCTAGAATTGTTGTCAGCTGACTCACTTGAATTCCACTCAGCGCGTAGACTTGCAAAAGTGGTACCTGTCTGGCCAGATTATTTTTTGATTGAGCTGAACGTCTAAGCCGTTCAGCAATACAACCATGGAGCCATCATCATCCTTAGCATGATAGCACAACAACCCACAAGGCTCCAGCTAGACTCTTGTCTAACACATATATAACACAAAGCTGGTTTGGAGCTAGCTAACCAGAGTCCCAAGGTGCACGTGCTTCACATCTGAATATACCAAAGGGTGTAGATGCAAAGCACGCAGACAGGTGTACTTTGCATCTGAATGTACCCAAGTGTGTAGATGCAAAGTATGCAAAGAAGTATATGTATTTACTATGTTCAACTTAACAGACATGAATCAATCTCTTCCGGAACAAAAGACGCTAGCAATTAGTAGATATAAATACAGTTCTAAACCACTTGAAACACGACATAAAGTTATAAGCTCTGTAGAAAAGCTCAACATTAGCTACTCATAAATCTAACTATAGGTTTATAATCCTAAACCACACAAAACAGGCCATAAAGTTATAAGATCCATGCCCACACATAACAAGCAATTTATCTAAGAGGATCATCACAGTACTCTCAAGTGGTTTGTCCACTCTGTTTAACTTACAGAAGTTAACCTTGAAGCTAGTTGGCACTTTCAGCTGACAGCTCCCTTTCAATTGCTGCAATAAAGAACGAGGAACATCactaaaagaaaagaatgaaaaaTTCTATTAAAAAGAAAAGCTTTACTGTCAATTAAGGTTGTTACATCAATTTCAATAATTATGAGTGGAACGTTTCGTTAGACCACTGATTCACTGCGGGTTCCAGGATATATGATAGAGCATGAATATTATATATgcaaataattattatttttagattgctatgttggaatttcagcttctTAATATCATAATAATTACTTTAAGTGGAAATGAATCACCCCCCGGAATGGAAAAGGATGATAACTTGCCTAGGTACTCCTCCTTCAACTGTTTCCTATATGCAATCTCCGCAACTAGGACACCAACCGTTGCGGCTGCTGCAGATGGTAAAACATAACCTCTGATCATACTGCTGAGAATTGGTTCTTCATGTAGCTGAAGAAGATAACAGAATAGCAAGTGGATGAATAACAATTACAGAGAAAAAGGTATGATGAAAGGTCAGAGAGCGAGAGAAGAAGACCTTGAAATGAttataatcataaaagagtttttCAACCGCTGTTCGAAACTCTTTTGCAATTTGAAGGACTTCCAGGACCTCTTCTACCGTCTTTGGACGGTTTGAACCCTTGTAGTCAACCGCGACTTTGGACAATTCTCCCTTGGTGAACACAATCAACAAGGAATATGATGAGCTTATAGTACAACCACCTTTATtctaagaaaaaaagaaacaaaaaatgcaGATACAAGATGAGATTTAGCCAAGAAATTACATAGCGGGCTTCATAATTGTCTGCGGACTTCAGGAGACGCTGGTCCATTGTATGGTATTTCAAGCCGGAGGCCGCCGACTTATATGCTTTCCTTATTAAACGGCTCATCTTTCCCACTATTACTCTTCCCGATAGATCGTCTGTAGAACAGCAACAAGGaattaaacaaaaaagaaaatttttacaAGAATAGGTTGAGACTTTACATCTATAGATCCGTAAGAACAAAACCCCCCACAAAAATTCCTAAATAATAATCAAAACAAACCCTAATctctaaaaaggaaaaagaacacAACAACTATTAATCGATTAATCAAGGATCCGTAAGAAGAAAATCCCCCAAAAGAATtcctaaataataataaaaaggtttcaaaacaaaccctaatctctaaaaaaaaaaaaaaaccgattaAGAAACGAAAGAAATCAGATACCGATCATCAATCAATCGAGATAagaaatagagataacttttaatCGTCTGCATACCAAGACAAGAGAGAGATCACCTGGTGCGGTTGTATGGTAGATAGATGGGTTTTTGCAAAGGAGAAATGTGGAAGATGGAGGCGTTCGTTTCCAAGCTACAAAAAGATATAGGGCAATATCTTGGTTCCTAATTGAGTCCGTATCCTATCCTGCACTGCATACGTTCATCTGCTGCTGCGAAACAATTCCTGTCACAATGCAAGTTTTGCATTTAAAACAGTAGATTTTGGGGgtattttagggtttatgtggATAACACATTCACAGGAACGAGCAAAGCAACTGGGAACGGAATTGTTAATCCAGACTTTAGCAGAATTTTAGGGGGTATCCAATTTGGACAACCAATCAATAGACTCCACGTATTTAAtaggataggataggatacgggcTCAGTTAGGAACCCACATTTTGCCCCTATATCTTTTTGTAGCTTGGAAACGAACCGCACCAGGTGATCTCTCTCTTGTCTTGGTAAACCGGGTATGCATGCAGACGattaaaagttatctctattgcTTATCTCGTGTGGTATCTGattattttcttttcctaatcgattattaagaaattagggttttttttttctccttcctTTTTTAGAGATTAGGGTTTGTTTTTAGGAATTTTACCATAGATGTAAAATCTCCTGTTTTTGATATACGACtataaattttcttttttgtttaattAGTTGTTGTTTTACAGACGATCGATCGATCGATCGAGAAGACTATTAGATGAGCCGTCTAACTAGCTCAGTTAGGATGGTGGCCTACGGCTTGAAATCCCATACAGCCAACCAGCGTCTCAAGAAGTCCGCTGACAAACTTGGTCCCCGCCTTGTAATTTCCTGAAACCTTAGCTAAATCTCATTTTGTATTTCCTTTCTTCTTAGAATACTTGTACTATAAGCTCATCATATTACTTGTTGTTGATTGTGTTCACCAAGGAAGAAGTGGCCAATGCAACGGCTGACATTCAGAAGTGGGATTGTCCAAAGAAGATAGAGGAGGCCGTACAAGTGCTTGAAGCTGGAAAAGAGTTTGGAACAAAGCTTCACAAACTCCTTCATGATTATCAACATTTCaaggtcttcttcttcttcttcttcttcttttctcctttcATCACATGTTTTGTCTGCAATTAATTGTTATTCATCAACTTGCTATTCTTCAGCTTCATGAAGAACCAAAATACTGGTCACGCGATATGCTCAGAGGTTATTTATTCCCATCTGCAGCAGCCACAACGTTTGCTGTCCTACTTGGGGAGATTGCATATAGGAgacatttgaagatgaagaaccaaGGCAAGTTATTATCCTTTTCCATTTAATTCATTTGAGCATAAAGTAATTATTATCATGTTTGAGTAAGGATATTAAATTCCAACTAAGCAATCTAAAAACTGTTTTAATCACTAAatatcttgtttttattttcatataaaATATTTATCTTCTATCTTATACGTATCCTGGAAATCGCAG comes from Papaver somniferum cultivar HN1 chromosome 7, ASM357369v1, whole genome shotgun sequence and encodes:
- the LOC113300196 gene encoding uncharacterized protein LOC113300196 isoform X1, with amino-acid sequence MSRLIRKAYKSAASGLKYHTMDQRLLKSADNYEARYGELSKVAVDYKGSNRPKTVEEVLEVLQIAKEFRTAVEKLFYDYNHFKLHEEPILSSMIRGYVLPSAAAATVGVLVAEIAYRKQLKEEYLAIERELSAESAK
- the LOC113300196 gene encoding uncharacterized protein LOC113300196 isoform X2, which codes for MSRLIRKAYKSAASGLKYHTMDQRLLKSADNYEARYGELSKVAVDYKGSNRPKTVEEVLEVLQIAKEFRTAVEKLFYDYNHFKLHEEPILSSMIRGYVLPSAAAATVGVLVAEIAYRKQLKEEYLAIERELSAESAN
- the LOC113293688 gene encoding uncharacterized protein LOC113293688, which translates into the protein MSRLTSSVRMVAYGLKSHTANQRLKKSADKLGPRLEEVANATADIQKWDCPKKIEEAVQVLEAGKEFGTKLHKLLHDYQHFKLHEEPKYWSRDMLRGYLFPSAAATTFAVLLGEIAYRRHLKMKNQELQKKLSTGSTK